In Bradyrhizobium guangdongense, the sequence CCCCACGGGGTCGATGAAGTAGGAAAACACGTTGTCGCCGGGACCATGGCGACCAACCCCCCAGGCAATCGGGTAACCGGCGTCGATCATGCGGCCCGAACCGCGCATCACCGCTTCCAGGTTCGGCATCAGGAAAGCCACGTGATTGAGTCCGCTGACCTTGGCGTCGGCGATCACGACCGCATGGTGATCGCTGTTGCAGCGAACGAACGCCATCGCCTTTGAGCGGTCCGTCAGCCGAAAGCCAAGCGCCCTCTCGTAGAAGGCGGCGGAGCGATCGACATCCGTGCTGTTGAGATTGACGTGGGCTAGCCTTCGGGCCGATCGCCTTGCGAAGGCTCCGGCAGATGACTGAGGTCGTCGTGAACGAAGCGCAGGACGCCGCCGTCCGGCGCACGAATGGCCAGCATCATGCCGCCATCGGGCGCTTGGTTCGGAGCTGGACTGCGGATCAGCCGCGCGCCTTCGGCAAGTGCGTTCGCGGCAATGGAATCGAGATCGTCCGCGCGCGCTGCGCGAAACGTCACCGCGCCAAGCTCGGGCTGCTCACTTCGGTAGAGCGCGACGACGTGGTGGTCGCTGCCGGTCGCGCGCAGATAAACAACGCCGGCTTCCCGGGTGACGGGCGCAAGACCCCAAACGTCGCGATAGAACGCCACGGAGCGATCCAGATCCGGCGTGCCGAGATCGACGCTGCGCAGCGCAGTCACCGGAAACCGGGCCATGAACGCACTCCTCCGTCAGGCCACTGTCCGGGCAGACCGCGTGGCTTTCTTGATCGCGGTCGCACTTTCATGACCGACCACCCCCTTTTATTACACAAAACGATCACCGCAACAGAAATTTATACATTTTATGGACTCGTGATCAGATGTATATGATGGCGCACCGTGAGCTGAGCGAACAATGGAGGCTGGAACGGTGGAATTGACTGCGGCGTCCACACTGCCGGCCCCCTCGACGCAGGCGAGCCACGTCTATGACCGGCTGCGCGAGGACCTGTTGTCCGGACGCCTCGCCCCGTCACGCAAGCTGCAGATGCGGTTCCTGATGGAGACCTACCAGACCGGCCAAACGCCGCTGCGCGAGGCGCTCAACCGGTTGACCGCCGACGGACTGGTCGAGGTCCGCGAGCAGCGCGGCTTTTATGTCAAGGACGTCAGCCGCGCGGAGCTTGCCGAGCTGACCAAGACACGTTGCTGGATCGAGGCGCTGGCGCTCCGCGAGTCCATGGCGGCGTCCACGCCTGAATGGGAAGAGCAGCTCGTCCTCGCGCACCACAGGCTGAGCCGTGTGCCCCGGTCGTTGAGTGCCACCGAATTCGCCGACAATCCCGAATGGGAAAAGCTGCATCGCATCTACCATCGCACCCTGATCGGCCAATGTGGCTCGCAATCCCTGATCGGGTTCTGCGGCCAGCTTGCCGACCAGCTCTATCGCTACCGGCGCCTGTCGATCAGCAAGGCCTTTCCGTCGCGTCACGTCGGCGACGAGCATGCTGCCATCATGGAGGCGGTACTGAGCGGCGATGCCGATCTGGCGGTGAAGCTGCTCACGGCCCATTATCAGCGAACGGCCGACGTCATCCTTCAGGACGAGGCCATTTTCCCCGAGTTGCGACGTGAGGTGGCGCGAGGCTGACCTTCGCCCTCACCGCGCGCCGTGGAGCGTGCAGGCTGTCGAGCACGTGACGGTGTTGCCGTGGTCGCATGCCTTGCAGGCGGCAACGCACTGGTTCATGTCGCGCGGATTGAACGACGAGTAGCTGCGCATCGGGCAAACCGGGGTCGAGCCGGTGACGTCCTGCTCCTGGTTGCAGGCTGCTGTCAAAAGCGCAAACAAGACGACCGCAAACAGGCGCATGGGATGTCAACTGCCGGACGAGTTCGGTTCGCGGGCAACATTGCAGCGCAACCTTGCCCCAGGCATTCCCATCGCAGCGAATCGCGACGGGCGACTCCCTGCTTCTCGTCAAGGATGCGACCCAATTGTTAAGAACCGATTGCGACCGGGCGACGGCTCGCCGGCGAGACAGATGCCCGGCATGCGGCTCGCTGCAGCGAAAACCGTCAGCTCGCGTCAGGCGGCAGCCTTGATCGCGATCGCCTGGCGCATATCGACCGCGAGCTGGCGATACTGCTCCCCGAGCTTCAGGTAGAATTCGCGCTTGGTGCTGTCGGTGGCGAGCTTTGCAATCAGCTCGCATTCGGCGGTGAGTGTCTCGAACCGCTCCAGCCTGTCCTCAAGTTCTGTCATCGGCGTATCCCCATCAAACGCCCTAGGGACAGCAAACCTAAGCCCGGAAATTAGGTCACGGCGAACATCGTTATGGGGTAGAAACAATTATTCGCGGACCGGACGGCTATTTGCTGTCCATCCGCCAAGCGCCGTCCCAATCGGCCGCGGGCGGGCGGGCCTCGAACTCCGCGATGCGAGCAAGCAGCGTGCGCGCAGGACCATCGCCGGGGCTGCTCTCCAGCGCGGCGTTGAAGGCCACGCGTGCGTCATCGAAGCGGCACGCCCGATAGGCGGCAAGGCCTTCGGCATAGTGCTTGCGAAGATCCTGTTGCGCCGCGGTCAGCGCGCCGGCCCTGCTCATCACCTCGAAGATCGCTTGCGGCGCGCTCTGGCCGACCACTGCCAGACGATCGATCTCGCGCAATTCGAGCTTGGCGCCGATCGCCTCCGCCGTCGCCTGCGCAATCAGGATGCGGGTGCCGTAGACCTTGTTCGCGGCCTCGAGACGCGAGGCAAGGTTCACGGCATCGCCCATCACGGTGAAGCTCATCATCAGCTCGGAGCCGATGCTGCCGGTCAGGACCTCGCCGGTGGCGATGCCGATGCGCAGGTCACATGGCGCCGGCATGGCGCGGATGCCGAGCAGGTCAGGCAACTGCTTCTGCAGCGCGGGCACCTGCTCGGCCATGTCGATGGCGGAGAGTCCTGCGAGCAGCGCCTGCTCGTTCTCCTCGATGAAGGGCGGGCCCCAATAGGCCATGATGGCGTCGCCGATATATTTGTCGATGATGCCGCGATTGCTGCGGATCGGGCCGGACATGACGGTGAAATAATGGTTCATCACCTTGACGAGGCCTCGGGGCGTCATGCCCTCGCTCATCGAGGTGAAGCCGCTCATGTCGCAGAACATGATGGTCATCACCCGGCGCTCGCCGTCGATCGCGACCTCCGGCCGGTCGATCAGACCCTGCACCACCTTGGGATCGATGTAGCGGCCGAAGGTCTCGCGGATGCGTTCGTTGTGGCGCAGCTGCTCGATCATGCGGTTGAAGGCGGCCGCAAGCTCGCCGATCTCGTCCTGGGTCGAGACGGCAATGGTCTTGTCGAAGCGCCCCGCTTCGACCTCGCGGGTGCCGGCGAGCAGCAGCCGCACCGGGCGGGTGATGCCGCTGGAGACCAGCAGCGCAAAGACGAACCCGACGATCGCCGCGAGCAAGGTGACGATGCCCGACACGATGATCGCCTGGCGCTGGTGGCCGATCACTTGCGACGTGCTGAAAAACACCTGCGCCAGCATGTCGGTGCGGATCGCATCGATCTTCTGGTTGAACTGGTCGCGCACGCCGTCGATGTGTTCCAGCGTCGCGCGGGCCTCCGCCATCTGCTTGGCGTCGACCTGCTTGAGGAGCGTTGCGCGATCCTGATCCAGGTCGCGGCGCAGGTCCGTGACGGCGGTTTCGATGCGGATCTCGATCCGCGCCAGCGCGGCATTGTCCGAAGGGGTCCTGGGATCGTCGATGATGGCGTTGATGAGCTTGCGCGCGCCCTCGGCCTCCTCCTCGATCCTCCGGTCCGTCACCTCGAACTCGTGCAGGCGGGCCGCATAGGCCTCCTCGTCCGTCGGCGACTGCATCCTGGTCATGACCATGCGCCGCAGCGCCAGCGCCCGCTCCAGCGAGCGGACATTGGCGCGGGCCAGATGGCCGTAGGCCGGGATGTAGCGGTTCGTCAGTTCGTCCAGGAGAATGCCGACCTTGCTCGACATCACCATCGACAGGATCGAGGTGACCAGCATCAGGACGATCAATCCGAGGGCGATGCCGACGATTTTGCGCCGGATCGACTGGTTGAAAAGCGGCATGAAGGTAAAGGCTGAATAGAAGGATCGGTGGAACTCAATACACCGGATTTTGGGTGAGGAACACGCGCAATCGCGTCCATGCCCTGCGAGCAGTTGCAACCACCACGCGAGGGCCAATTCGTTAACAAAGGTTAAAGCCACTGTCGCTCCGAGTTCCCCAGTTCCAATCCGTA encodes:
- a CDS encoding VOC family protein; this encodes MARFPVTALRSVDLGTPDLDRSVAFYRDVWGLAPVTREAGVVYLRATGSDHHVVALYRSEQPELGAVTFRAARADDLDSIAANALAEGARLIRSPAPNQAPDGGMMLAIRAPDGGVLRFVHDDLSHLPEPSQGDRPEG
- a CDS encoding GntR family transcriptional regulator, translated to MELTAASTLPAPSTQASHVYDRLREDLLSGRLAPSRKLQMRFLMETYQTGQTPLREALNRLTADGLVEVREQRGFYVKDVSRAELAELTKTRCWIEALALRESMAASTPEWEEQLVLAHHRLSRVPRSLSATEFADNPEWEKLHRIYHRTLIGQCGSQSLIGFCGQLADQLYRYRRLSISKAFPSRHVGDEHAAIMEAVLSGDADLAVKLLTAHYQRTADVILQDEAIFPELRREVARG
- a CDS encoding adenylate/guanylate cyclase domain-containing protein — protein: MPLFNQSIRRKIVGIALGLIVLMLVTSILSMVMSSKVGILLDELTNRYIPAYGHLARANVRSLERALALRRMVMTRMQSPTDEEAYAARLHEFEVTDRRIEEEAEGARKLINAIIDDPRTPSDNAALARIEIRIETAVTDLRRDLDQDRATLLKQVDAKQMAEARATLEHIDGVRDQFNQKIDAIRTDMLAQVFFSTSQVIGHQRQAIIVSGIVTLLAAIVGFVFALLVSSGITRPVRLLLAGTREVEAGRFDKTIAVSTQDEIGELAAAFNRMIEQLRHNERIRETFGRYIDPKVVQGLIDRPEVAIDGERRVMTIMFCDMSGFTSMSEGMTPRGLVKVMNHYFTVMSGPIRSNRGIIDKYIGDAIMAYWGPPFIEENEQALLAGLSAIDMAEQVPALQKQLPDLLGIRAMPAPCDLRIGIATGEVLTGSIGSELMMSFTVMGDAVNLASRLEAANKVYGTRILIAQATAEAIGAKLELREIDRLAVVGQSAPQAIFEVMSRAGALTAAQQDLRKHYAEGLAAYRACRFDDARVAFNAALESSPGDGPARTLLARIAEFEARPPAADWDGAWRMDSK